The following proteins are co-located in the Anomalospiza imberbis isolate Cuckoo-Finch-1a 21T00152 chromosome Z, ASM3175350v1, whole genome shotgun sequence genome:
- the CEP120 gene encoding centrosomal protein of 120 kDa isoform X2, with product MVSRAADRLLIVVSVLEGRCFPKRPKHMLIVEAKLDGEQLATDPVEHSDQPEFATELAWELDRKALHQHRLQRTPIKLQCFALDPVSSAKENIGYIVLDLRAAPEKKQAPKWYPLLSNKYPKFKPEIQIGVVLEADSKALVDDFKAKAAPPREGKVLTLFHGLDPKSIVPVLNEEEGYHQIGPAEYCRDHFVLSVTIAFATQLEQLVPSAVKLPDQQPEFFFYYSLLGNDVTNEPFTDLINPNFEPERASVRIRSTVDVLQVYLCAQSKLQIHLCCGDHSLGSTEVPLSGLLKRGNVEIDQHPVAIEGPFVLVPPNRAKQKLPQLPLDLAPTVGVSVILQRESLTTQPLIPLNAASEPKQPHEKVLSHVSGKTESQQQRSQNVPSQATQCSSKEDVATESEVESLKFEKGTKPRKRGVVTGCPQEVSKQCFEELPALKSQSRAKSPLTDMQNPTDSAPVAISQPNPVGLSSSSEPVSAQKIVIPAASHHFCFSIDLRSIRSLEVDIPINCILRYSYPFFGSAAPIMTSPPVEVRKNMEVFLPKSYCAFDFATIPHQLQDTFFRLPLLVELWHKDKTAKDLLLGVARLQLSSVLASEKTRFLGGNGEQCWRQTCNETVSFTAAQGSGSRIAELSYTITLEDYGLVKVREVMVSDSSQDVGAGQQRHVPHTQLHCAPEDHTESRETLEYKAALELEMWKEMQEDIFENKLKKKEMVHMQALAEEWKKRDKEREALVKKKVAEYNVLEEKLQKTLRDLDKRERQLFSAESEVQRVKKELQADHKRNLQVLQDSVRRAREECAHQLELERSKIKQLEEDKLRLHQQLYEAENKHKTLEKEFQQYKEQQSSKPEIQLQSEINLLTLEKVELERKLESATKSKLHYKQQWMRALKELTRLKQIAIVSMLLSSRIVWIIELPCLK from the exons GGCGCTGTTTCCCAAAACGACCCAAGCACATGCTTATAGTTGAAGCCAAGTTAGATGGTGAACAGTTGGCTACTGACCCCGTGGAGCATTCTGATCAGCCAGAATTTGCTACAGAACTGGCCTGGGAACTTGATAGGAAAGCACTTCATCAGCACAG ACTGCAGCGTACACCTATCAAACTCCAATGTTTTGCATTGGATCCTGTATCTTCAGCTAAAGAAAATATAGGCTATATTGTACTGGATCTAAGGGCTGCACCAGAAAAGAAACAG GCACCTAAATGGTATCCTTTGCTTAGTAACAAGTACCCTAAGTTTAAACCTGAAATACAAATTGGTGTTGTATTGGAGGCAGATTCAAAAGCACTAGTTGATGATTTTAAAGCAAAGGCGGCACCCCCTAGAGAAGGGAAGG TACTAACCCTTTTTCATGGACTGGACCCTAAAAGTATTGTACCAGTCTTGAATGAAGAAGAAGGCTATCATCAAATTGGACCAGCAGAGTATTGTAGAGATCACTTTGTCTTGTCTGTAACCATTGCATTTGCCACACAGTTGGAACAG TTAGTTCCTAGTGCTGTGAAGCTCCCTGATCAACAACCTGAGTTTTTTTTCTACTACTCATTACTGGGAAATGATGTCACAAATGAACCTTTCACTGATTTAATTAATCCAAACTTCGAACCAGAAAGAGCTTCAGTTCGAATACGTAGTACAGTAGATGTTCTTCAGGTTTATCTTTGTGCACAGTCAAAATTGCAG atCCATCTTTGCTGTGGGGACCACTCTCTTGGAAGCACTGAAGTTCCCCTGTCTGGACTGCTGAAGAGAGGAAATGTGGAGATTGACCAACACCCTGTGGCAATAGAAGGACCATTTGTTCTTGTTCCACCAAATAGAGCTAAACAGAAACTGCCACAACTGCCTTTGGATCTGGCCCCTACTGTTGGGGTATCTGTAATTCTTCAAAGGGAGAGCTTGACTACCCAG CCTTTGATTCCCCTAAATGCTGCAAGTGAACCCAAACAGCCACACGAGAAAGTTCTTTCACATGTTAGTGGAAAAACAGAGAGCCAGCAGCAGAGATCCCAGAATGTCCCATCTCAAGCCACCCAGTGTTCATCAAAAGAAGATGTGGCAACAGAGAGTGAAGTGGAAAGTCTTAAGTTTGAAAAAGGCACAAAACCAAGGAAAAGGG GGGTGGTCACTGGCTGCCCTCAAGAGGTTAGCAAACAGTGTTTTGAAGAGCTTCCAGCTTTGAAATCGCAGAGCAGAGCCAAGTCACCTCTGACAGATATGCAAAATCCCA CTGACAGTGCTCCAGTGGCAATATCTCAGCCTAACCCTGTGGGTCTGTCCAGTTCTTCTGAGCCTGTGTCAGCACAGAAAATTGTCATTCCAGCAGCCTCTCAccatttttgcttttcaataGACTTAAGAAGTATACGTAGTCTGGAAGTTGATATTCCAATAAATTGCATTTTAAG gtACTCATACCCATTTTTTGGCAGCGCAGCACCTATTATGACAAGTCCACCTGTAGAAGTTAGAAAGAACATGGAAGTCTTTCTTCCAAAGTCATATTGTGCATTTGACTTTGCAACTATACCTCATCAGCTTCAAGATACATTCTTCAG ATTGCCTCTGCTGGTTGAATTGTGGCACAAGGATAAAACAGCCAAAGACTTACTTCTAGGAGTGGCAAGACTTCAGCTTTCAAGTGTTCTGGCTTCAGAAAAAACACGCTTCTTGGGTGGGAATGGTGAACAATGCTGGCGTCAGACTTGTAATGAAACAGTCAGtttcacagcagcacaagg GTCAGGCAGCAGAATAGCAGAGCTTTCATACACCATCACCTTGGAAGACTACGGACTTGTCAAAGTGCGAGAGGTTATGGTGTCAGATTCTTCTCAA GATGtaggtgctggtcaacagcgGCATGTCCCTCACACTCAGCTTCACTGTGCCCCAGAAGACCATACAGAATCTCGAGAAACCCTGGAATACAAAGCAGCACTGGAGTTAGAAATGTGGAAGGAAATGCAAGAGgacatttttgaaaataag cttaaaaagaaggaaatggtCCATATGCAAGCACTTGCTGAGGAATGGAAGAAAAGAGACAAAGAGAGAGAGGCGTTAGTGAAGAAAAAG GTAGCAGAATATAATGTTTTGGAAGAAAAGCTTCAGAAAACCCTGAGAGATCTGGATAAGCGAGAGCGACAACTTTTCAGTGCTGAATCAGAG GTTCAAAGAGTAAAGAAGGAGCTGCAAGCAGATCACAAACGAAATCTACAGGTGCTTCAGGACTCTGTGCGTCGAGCCAGGGAGGAATGTGCACACCAGCTAGAGCTTGAAAGGTCAAAAATTAAACAACTGGAGGAAGACAAGCTTCGCTTACATCAGCAG CTTTATGAAGCAGAAAATAAGCATAAGACTTTGGAGAAGGAGTTTCAGCAATACAAAGAACAGCAAAGTAGCAAACCAGAAATCCAGCTACAATCAGAAATAAATCTTCTCACTTTAGAAAAG GTCGAACTTGAAAGAAAGTTAGAGTCAGCTACCAAGTCAAAGCTTCATTACAAACAACAATGGATGAGGGCTTTGAAAGAACTTACAAGATTAAAACAG